In the genome of Arachis stenosperma cultivar V10309 chromosome 2, arast.V10309.gnm1.PFL2, whole genome shotgun sequence, the window atATATATTTAAAGGCAGAATTAAAATTGTAATcaaataacaaatttttataacttaaacaaataaaattcaatagccaaaattaaaataaaataaagtagtTGAATGTTTTCTATGTTGATTCATTTAATAAATATGACAAGTTAAATATGTATAATTTATAAGTCGTGAATTATTTcgttaaatttttttgttttttctttttcattatattattaggatttaagtttttttttttattttatataaaaatattactttaGTATTTAAGTTTTTAAGGTTTATGTTTTAGGTTTAGGGTTCtcgatttatatttttataattttaggttttatgGTTTAATGTTTAGGTTTTTGGATTTTACATTTTAGTGTTTTAGGACTTTAGTCATATGATTTTTAATTTAGGGGTTTGGATTTATGTTTATCGTTTATTATTTATgggtttatttttttttagtttttttaatttagggTTTAGAATTTTGTGGTTTAGAATTGTGATATTTGCATTTTAGGATTAGGGTTTTGGCTTTagtttttagatttttttttgttaggttTTAGGGTATGCGACTAAGGGTTTAGATTTTATGTCCAGAATTTAGCgattaaaatttaggatttagtGTTTAAGGTTTAGAGTTTGAGTTTATGATTAGATTTTACTAGTGAGGGTTTTTGTATTTCGTTTTTCAGTTAATCTGTTTTGTGATTAatgtgttatatttttatttctgatACAAACTTTATGCTTCATTAGTTTTATTAAATAGgttgaattatttttattgccGCACAGAGTCATTATCGttcaatttttttaagtattaaGAGTATTAATCatttgatataaaaaattattggttTAAATGTAACTGTTTGTAAAGTGAATATGAATTTAAAAACAAGTTATGTAGGTAAATAGTatgtaataaattaataattgaatCTATCTTAGAAATCATTAAAATTGTTgtagttttattttataaaatattaagtAATATTCATTAAAATCAATTATACCTTTGAATTTGTGTGATCCGAACTCCGGAATTCAATTCTTCCGTGCGTTGCACGGGACATTGAACTAGTATATGTCCAAACTTAATATCCCAgccattaaaaaaaatttaattaaataatgtaaATGTTCATAGAAGCACATCTTTTGGGTATTGAAGTaacaagaaaagaagggtaACCTTTTCTTCCTCCTGTGGAAGTGAAACACTTCCGTTTAACATAAATGAAACACAAAACAATTTGCTAAAAACAATGTTGTGAATCCATGTTATGTACAGAGTCAGTTGACAGCAAACTACTACCTTAGATCCTTAAAATTCCCTGTAGCAGTTTTCCTTTAATATTTGGCACTGACACAAAAATGAGTACTCCGCCTCCAACCAGCTTGGTCCCCGTTCACTTTCATACATTGTTGGCGGACTAAAGTCTGCAGTCTTCCGCGCAGCACATCAATCTGCTGCACAAAATTGCATGAACCAACGCGTGTCTGACGTAACAATGTAGGCCTTATCCGCACTGGATGCTGGTCTGTCCTCCAAGGCTGTGCATATCTTTGTCTCGGGCTCATACAGCTCCGGCCGATCCAGTCTGCGAGCTTTCCATGGTGAGAGATCACAAAATTAGGAAGTCAGATAGCCCCATAAATCCCCCCCAAGATGGACAATAATGTGCAGATAAGCCATGGTTACACATCTCTCTTTCCCCCATTTCCAGCAGAGTTCTGCTTCTTCTGTGCACCATACTGCCAGGAATCTCTGGATTTATCGCCCATATGGTCAAAATCGTCTAAAGAATTCTCCATTGGATATCTTGATGATCGATGATTCCCATTTCTGAAGCTTGCTGGTGCACCCATCTTTTCATCATCTTCACATGGTGCGCCCATCCTGGGATCCCCATGCGCCTCCATTCCTCTAAACCTTTGTCCACCTGATCTCATGCCCCTCATATTTGAGGAAGCCTTACCAGGCAGTGGCGTGTAAGTAGGTCCCTTCGATACCATAAAGTCCTTCGGAAGGGAGTCCATCTCCATATAGCAATTTCGGGATTTTGCATCAGTAATCAACGCAGCCCAATCATCAGATTGTACCAGAGCATTTGCATTTCCCATGACCTGTCAATGATAACAAACACTTTTAATACCAACCAAAAAGTGTGCCAGTCATTAGGTAAACAAACATGAATTCATGATGAAAGATTAACCATCCATTAGAAAGAGATACATACCCAAAGGGCCCTCCTTGCACGTGTAAGTGCAACATTCATCCGTCTAATATCTGCAACAAATCCAACACCATGACTAGAAGCACGCACACACGACATTATAATGACATCTCGTTCTTGACCTTGGAAAGCATCTACAGTATTAATATATAGGTCCTTCCCTTCTTCTGAATTTAAGACTTCCTCAAATTCACGCTGGAGGCATTTCAGCTGCAGCTTGTAAGGAGTAATTATGCCAACACTAATCTTTCCCATACCCAAAGATTTCAAAGTTTTCTGAAGATGCTCATACAATCGGAGACAAAATTGTGCTTCATGTATGTTTTGATAAGAGACTGATCCACCCCTGTGAGACTCCCGTCCATGTCTGATATCATAGAATATATAAGGTCTAAGTAAAGGGTCCTTGTGGTATACCTCATCAGGCAATTTAACCACGCTTTCACTGTCAGTAAGTCGCCCCTGATAGAAGTACCTAGAAGGGAAATCTCGAATTTGGGGATGCATTCTATACTGCACAGACAACAACATTGTCGGGCAACCTGCTTGTTGGAATCTCTCAAAAAGACTCCTACTGTACATCAATGTTCCAGCAGCCTTGCTAATAACTGTAGCAGGAAGCTGCTGAGGATCTCCGACCAGAACACATCGAGCTGCACCAAGAGAGAGGGGAGGCAGAACTCCCACCTCACTGGCTTGAGCTGCCTCGTCAATGACCACCATATCAAAGCCATGGGAAAGACGAGAGAACAACTTGCGACCACTGCTGGAAACTGTAGTGAAAACTATCTCTGCTTCATTGGCAAAACTGGCCTCCAAACTGGCACGGGCCTCTTCCCAATTGAAACCACTACCAGGTCGGAACCTACTTTCCAAAAGCGCAAGGCGAGACATCTCAACTAAAACCTTGTCCCTTCCTTCAACTACAGCAGCAAGATTTTGCAGTAGAGCATCCCGACTCTGATCCCTGGCCATGAGAACATCAGGGTCTACACCAACAGATCCTTGGGAACGAACTGCAGCGGCAGTAGCATTAAGTTCTCTATGAAGACAATGTAACTGCTGAGTCAACTGAGCCTCGCGATTCTTTAACTGATGCATCCATCCAAGAACTTCCTCCTGACTCTTGCCCAAAAGCTGTTCAGTTCTACGCTCAACAGAAACTGCTTGGGCAGCACGTGTCTGAGAATCAACCCCAACTCGAGCCACATCCGGTCGATATACTTTCATCTCACCATCAATAAATCCACGATCAAGGACACGAGCAAGAAGCTCATCAGTGGCAGCATTAGATGGAGCACAAACCAACATTCTAGGTTTGGGGACCAACTTAGGCAAAGTACGCAAGAGATTCTGGTTCATGTTTTGAAGAACTTCATCAATAGATCCCATGGGTGCATTATCTGAACTGATCTCATTAGCTTGCTTGTAGCTTTCCGGGGCTACATGCTTAAGCAAGGAGGTGTAGTAATGCTGATACTGCACAAGGTGAATGACATTCAACATTCCCCATACAGTATGTGTCTTTCCTGTTCCTGGAGGTCCCTGAACAAGGGTAAAGGGCCACGGTTCTTGCCTTTTTGTTGTTCCACTACTTGTACCAGCAGCTGTATGCGTTGCAGCCCATTGGATTGCTGCCAACTGGGGTTCATTAAAGGTCCTACGAAGATGATCAACAAAGTTTGGTGTAAAGCATTCAGGCATGGCTGGGGTCTGCTGCTCATATTTAGGGAAGTGTTCAGGACTAGGCTGAAGGATAGCAGTTTGCATCTGCATAGTGAGAGGGAGAAATCATCAGTTACAACTGTAAAACCACAACACAAACAAAAATTGTGTGTTTCATCATATACCTGTGAATTTAAGCGACGAAATGCATGTAGAGCAACATACTCCCTCTGTGTGGTAGCAAGAGATCCAAGTATTGTGAGGTACCAAATGCTTCCAATTTGAAGTTTTCTTATGATATGATCATCATCAGCCCTACAAGAATGAACCATCTTTTATAAGTAATATTATGGAAATATTGaagtatataaataaaataaaataaatgaaaactcAATATTAGAATCTTTAATGGCAAGTTTAGAGTAATCAATTGCCTGATAGGATCATAAGAGTCCCCAACATAATAATGGAGAATTGCACCAGTTGGATCACGGGTATCAATAGGTTTGTGTCGCCTAACTGTTCCAACCACTCGTCCAGTGATTTCCGCTTCCCCATCATCCTGAGCTAAAGATGCACTGCTCTGCTTGGACCTGACTGCTTGACATAATGAAACTGTCAATTGAAGAACATTAAAGAATTATCAGAACAAAACAATCTTATATTAGATATTCCACAACAAACCTGATCCAGGCCTAGGAGATGATAGGACTGCAACATCTCCCTCCTTAAATGGCCATTTGAAGTCATGTAATGGAGGAAGTAGTTTCACATCATACCATCCTAAATAGaagacaaaaaataacaaaagcgAAGGTAAGTAGTTAACCAATAGAGAACCAAACTATAGGATTCAATGCTTTAAGTTTCATCAACAAAGCAACAATCACACTCATTATAAGgctaaatataaaaaattacaagcAATCAAGCACAAGAGGATATTAAATTTATTGAACACGAGACCATAGTCACACAGAACGCAACATGTTCCAGTCTAGGAACATGTATATGGTCCGCCACATATAAAATACGTTATGCGGGAAGTATACCATGACGTTTTGGTACGGAGATGAATTGGGAATTAGCATGGGCAAACTGGTATGCGGTATGTCACCTAATTGGTGAATTCATTTAACTACGGCCGAGACAACGAAACTCTCAGCACACAGTAGGAAAATGTAAGTTTATATAAAGAAAGAGCTGTCTATACAGCATAACCAAATTGTTCactaaaagaaataaaacatCAACATGAAACAAAACAAGCAAAGAATGGTATGATTACCTCTTTCTCTTGATTCATTTGCTTTTACTCTCACCATAATATGAGTATCCCTTGATACTGTCTCCATCGATTCTTCCCATGTACTGTATAATTGAGCCCGACATTCCTCAAAGAGTAAAGGTTCAAATACTCTGACATACTCTTCGACCGACTCAAACCGTCCAGGGACACATTGTAGCTCAGTTTCCTCTGGACCACAGGAACTTGAATCAGTTACCAATAAATGAATAATAAGAAAACTTTCTAAAGGAAATAAAGGATATCATACCAACTATTTATTTAGAGAGACAGAGAgaagagggggggggggggggggggggggagaagAAATCACAGAGCAATTTACCAGCAACAAGTCCATTCAAGTTTTACATTTGCCAGTAATAGTATATACTACACCAGAAAGCCTTAGCAAAAAATTATTAGGAGCCAGCAACATTAAATCAGGATTTTAACACAAATGGATATGTTTAACCATGCAATCCAATCAACAGCTGCATTATACTCTATTCCTTCCATTTCTATCATCATTATTCTATACATCTTATTTGCTCATGCTCTGATATCCACACCTTGGACACAATGATTCTCAACCTATCTTGCACGTCCATTTATAAGACACAAATAACACTCTGGAATCTTCACTAAGCTACTAAAtgattattataataataaacaatCATAAATAACAGACAGAATTAACGTAAAATTCCAGATTGCCCTTCCACCTgttatcttttcttctttataAAAAGAAACAAGCCAACTTGAGAATCATAATGCAAAAGAGGCATATGATGGTGACTGGATTACACAAATAATTCATGTAAACCAGTGGAAGCTATCAAACCAATATCAAATTTCATTCCAAAAACAACTGTCATCACCTTTGCATATGTCTCCAGTGTTATGACTCTCAGTGTGACAACTGGAGGAAGGGAGCAACAATACGAGAAAATCAGAAACAACATAAGGGCAAAACACGAAAGAAAAATTCTAATAGAAAGCAAAAAAAGCTTATCAATCACTGTAAAGATTTGCAGTAGTAGTGATAATAAAACTATTTGATACCTGGGTGGTGCCAAAATTTTTCACTTGTAACCTCCCGTATAAGGCGTTCAACAGATGTGTCTTGGGGCTGGATGCTGACAGGAGTCTGCTTCTTCATAGGAGCATGTTTTTTGTTTCCCACCTTGACATCATTGGAGTTGGAGCTTTGACCAGTCTGTCCCAACTTCCTACTTGAACCAAGTACATTCTTCTGCTGTCTTGAATCTGTTGGTTGTTTCCATGAACCCTGTCTTGGAATGGGTGGTAAATTAACCTCTGCCGGAGGTTCCGTCTCACTGTTTAGCCTCCTAGACCTACCAAGTGGTCCAGAATTATCACCATTAGAATCAGATTTAGGTTCATGTAAGTCAGCATGGATGCCACCTTCAGCAAAAGATGTCTCAACCTGTTTCTGATCCTTAGCTGCTCCAACACGCTCAACTTGTGCAGCAACATTACGGACCTCCTTTACGGTACGAGTTATAATAGGGGATGAAAAATTCTGCCTTCTTGGTGTTGAAGATTTCATAGGACCTGCCTGCTTGACATCTTCCAAGTTAAGAAACATAGTCTGTCTATTTCGTTTCTTTCCCAACATTTCCTCTTTGCGCTGGTCAATCTTTCTTTTCCCAGGATTATTTGCACACCTAAGAGCATGGCTAGCTTCAATACCTTTCACTTCTTTTTGCTTAGGAATTAAACTGGGCTCCTCTTGAGCATCATTAGAAGCTTCACTTTTTATACTGCCATCTGAATTTGGGACAATGTTGCTCTTCTGTTCAGTAGAATTTGACTCTAGACCTACAGAGGCACGGCTACTCTTTTCATCAATTGTACTATCAGGACCTTTAGTATTACCAGACTTGCTTTCAGAAGTAATATTGCCAGACTTACTTTCAGAAGCCACTCCACCCCCATCCACCATTCCAGATGTTGTTTGCTCTTGCGACACTTGACTTTGTTGGAGCAAATTATGAGATCCATTTACATCGGCAGAGACCTCGTCATCAGACCATTCCCCTTCTTCCCTCTCTGTGGATTGAGCAGTTGTTGAACTTAGTATCCGTGAATCCATAACTTTCAAATCGTCCTCTTTGCCAGACTTAGAACTAGCATTTGTATCTTGTACTTCTGCTCCCTTCGATACAGCATCTACATCAGGGATACAAGAGGAGGATTTAGGCCGAACAAAAGGTTGAAATCCAGAGACAGATGACGCGTGTGAAAAAGCATGATTATTTATTATTCCTTGGGCAGCAGATGATGCTGCAAATAAATCAGAAGAGTTAGGATTTGTTGATGGCTGAGTCTTTTGGGGCTGGAGACAAATAATACCATCGTTCTCATCATTATCTTCTGCAGGTGGCTCATTGAGATCAAATAATGGCCTTCCTCGAGAACCCATCTCCTATGCATATGGATACAAACTAAATTCGGATTATATTCAAGTTGAACGGGCACTATACTTCTATTCTTTTTAACAGACAATGTCCATGACATGCCCACAATGAGGAAATAAATGGATCTGCAAATCAAGCACAAAAAAATACTAGTCTATAAATGCCTTATTCAGACCAAACACATGATCATCACTTATAATCATCTCACAGTTGACTAGTTGAGTACCATGTAGCAACATGTATGAATGCAAAGAACATTTAGAACACTTTAAGCACATACTATTTGGATGAAATACATAGCGCTCTCACACCCTGCCTAAATGCAACTACACCATTATAACAACAAACACACTAACACCATAATTTACCAACCCAAACCGCTATAAGATACAATCAAATGTCAACCATTATCCAGTTATCCACCACACGCAAATTCCTGATTAAGATTCAAACAAATCAGAATATCAAGACACAAAACAAGCAAGAGGAGAGAAATCCCAAACAGCACATCAAAAAACTAGAAAAACAACTTGCAGCACTACTAAATCCTAACTGCATCGTAAAGCTAAACTTAACTCAATTTTCCAATCCCACTCTTCTCCAACAAAAAATAACTCCCTTCAAATGCTAGAGAACAAGAGACATAGCCCCAACCAAACGTAGCTGAATCAAATACAGA includes:
- the LOC130962200 gene encoding helicase sen1-like isoform X4, giving the protein MDSRILSSTTAQSTEREEGEWSDDEVSADVNGSHNLLQQSQVSQEQTTSGMVDGGGVASESKSGNITSESKSGNTKGPDSTIDEKSSRASVGLESNSTEQKSNIVPNSDGSIKSEASNDAQEEPSLIPKQKEVKGIEASHALRCANNPGKRKIDQRKEEMLGKKRNRQTMFLNLEDVKQAGPMKSSTPRRQNFSSPIITRTVKEVRNVAAQVERVGAAKDQKQVETSFAEGGIHADLHEPKSDSNGDNSGPLGRSRRLNSETEPPAEVNLPPIPRQGSWKQPTDSRQQKNVLGSSRKLGQTGQSSNSNDVKVGNKKHAPMKKQTPVSIQPQDTSVERLIREVTSEKFWHHPEETELQCVPGRFESVEEYVRVFEPLLFEECRAQLYSTWEESMETVSRDTHIMVRVKANESRERGWYDVKLLPPLHDFKWPFKEGDVAVLSSPRPGSVRSKQSSASLAQDDGEAEITGRVVGTVRRHKPIDTRDPTGAILHYYVGDSYDPIRADDDHIIRKLQIGSIWYLTILGSLATTQREYVALHAFRRLNSQMQTAILQPSPEHFPKYEQQTPAMPECFTPNFVDHLRRTFNEPQLAAIQWAATHTAAGTSSGTTKRQEPWPFTLVQGPPGTGKTHTVWGMLNVIHLVQYQHYYTSLLKHVAPESYKQANEISSDNAPMGSIDEVLQNMNQNLLRTLPKLVPKPRMLVCAPSNAATDELLARVLDRGFIDGEMKVYRPDVARVGVDSQTRAAQAVSVERRTEQLLGKSQEEVLGWMHQLKNREAQLTQQLHCLHRELNATAAAVRSQGSVGVDPDVLMARDQSRDALLQNLAAVVEGRDKVLVEMSRLALLESRFRPGSGFNWEEARASLEASFANEAEIVFTTVSSSGRKLFSRLSHGFDMVVIDEAAQASEVGVLPPLSLGAARCVLVGDPQQLPATVISKAAGTLMYSRSLFERFQQAGCPTMLLSVQYRMHPQIRDFPSRYFYQGRLTDSESVVKLPDEVYHKDPLLRPYIFYDIRHGRESHRGGSVSYQNIHEAQFCLRLYEHLQKTLKSLGMGKISVGIITPYKLQLKCLQREFEEVLNSEEGKDLYINTVDAFQGQERDVIIMSCVRASSHGVGFVADIRRMNVALTRARRALWVMGNANALVQSDDWAALITDAKSRNCYMEMDSLPKDFMVSKGPTYTPLPGKASSNMRGMRSGGQRFRGMEAHGDPRMGAPCEDDEKMGAPASFRNGNHRSSRYPMENSLDDFDHMGDKSRDSWQYGAQKKQNSAGNGGKRDV
- the LOC130962200 gene encoding uncharacterized protein LOC130962200 isoform X2; amino-acid sequence: MGSRGRPLFDLNEPPAEDNDENDGIICLQPQKTQPSTNPNSSDLFAASSAAQGIINNHAFSHASSVSGFQPFVRPKSSSCIPDVDAVSKGAEVQDTNASSKSGKEDDLKVMDSRILSSTTAQSTEREEGEWSDDEVSADVNGSHNLLQQSQVSQEQTTSGMVDGGGVASESLESNSTEQKSNIVPNSDGSIKSEASNDAQEEPSLIPKQKEVKGIEASHALRCANNPGKRKIDQRKEEMLGKKRNRQTMFLNLEDVKQAGPMKSSTPRRQNFSSPIITRTVKEVRNVAAQVERVGAAKDQKQVETSFAEGGIHADLHEPKSDSNGDNSGPLGRSRRLNSETEPPAEVNLPPIPRQGSWKQPTDSRQQKNVLGSSRKLGQTGQSSNSNDVKVGNKKHAPMKKQTPVSIQPQDTSVERLIREVTSEKFWHHPEETELQCVPGRFESVEEYVRVFEPLLFEECRAQLYSTWEESMETVSRDTHIMVRVKANESRERGWYDVKLLPPLHDFKWPFKEGDVAVLSSPRPGSVRSKQSSASLAQDDGEAEITGRVVGTVRRHKPIDTRDPTGAILHYYVGDSYDPIRADDDHIIRKLQIGSIWYLTILGSLATTQREYVALHAFRRLNSQMQTAILQPSPEHFPKYEQQTPAMPECFTPNFVDHLRRTFNEPQLAAIQWAATHTAAGTSSGTTKRQEPWPFTLVQGPPGTGKTHTVWGMLNVIHLVQYQHYYTSLLKHVAPESYKQANEISSDNAPMGSIDEVLQNMNQNLLRTLPKLVPKPRMLVCAPSNAATDELLARVLDRGFIDGEMKVYRPDVARVGVDSQTRAAQAVSVERRTEQLLGKSQEEVLGWMHQLKNREAQLTQQLHCLHRELNATAAAVRSQGSVGVDPDVLMARDQSRDALLQNLAAVVEGRDKVLVEMSRLALLESRFRPGSGFNWEEARASLEASFANEAEIVFTTVSSSGRKLFSRLSHGFDMVVIDEAAQASEVGVLPPLSLGAARCVLVGDPQQLPATVISKAAGTLMYSRSLFERFQQAGCPTMLLSVQYRMHPQIRDFPSRYFYQGRLTDSESVVKLPDEVYHKDPLLRPYIFYDIRHGRESHRGGSVSYQNIHEAQFCLRLYEHLQKTLKSLGMGKISVGIITPYKLQLKCLQREFEEVLNSEEGKDLYINTVDAFQGQERDVIIMSCVRASSHGVGFVADIRRMNVALTRARRALWVMGNANALVQSDDWAALITDAKSRNCYMEMDSLPKDFMVSKGPTYTPLPGKASSNMRGMRSGGQRFRGMEAHGDPRMGAPCEDDEKMGAPASFRNGNHRSSRYPMENSLDDFDHMGDKSRDSWQYGAQKKQNSAGNGGKRDV
- the LOC130962200 gene encoding helicase sen1-like isoform X3, producing the protein MGSRGRPLFDLNEPPAEDNDENDDAVSKGAEVQDTNASSKSGKEDDLKVMDSRILSSTTAQSTEREEGEWSDDEVSADVNGSHNLLQQSQVSQEQTTSGMVDGGGVASESKSGNITSESKSGNTKGPDSTIDEKSSRASVGLESNSTEQKSNIVPNSDGSIKSEASNDAQEEPSLIPKQKEVKGIEASHALRCANNPGKRKIDQRKEEMLGKKRNRQTMFLNLEDVKQAGPMKSSTPRRQNFSSPIITRTVKEVRNVAAQVERVGAAKDQKQVETSFAEGGIHADLHEPKSDSNGDNSGPLGRSRRLNSETEPPAEVNLPPIPRQGSWKQPTDSRQQKNVLGSSRKLGQTGQSSNSNDVKVGNKKHAPMKKQTPVSIQPQDTSVERLIREVTSEKFWHHPEETELQCVPGRFESVEEYVRVFEPLLFEECRAQLYSTWEESMETVSRDTHIMVRVKANESRERGWYDVKLLPPLHDFKWPFKEGDVAVLSSPRPGSVRSKQSSASLAQDDGEAEITGRVVGTVRRHKPIDTRDPTGAILHYYVGDSYDPIRADDDHIIRKLQIGSIWYLTILGSLATTQREYVALHAFRRLNSQMQTAILQPSPEHFPKYEQQTPAMPECFTPNFVDHLRRTFNEPQLAAIQWAATHTAAGTSSGTTKRQEPWPFTLVQGPPGTGKTHTVWGMLNVIHLVQYQHYYTSLLKHVAPESYKQANEISSDNAPMGSIDEVLQNMNQNLLRTLPKLVPKPRMLVCAPSNAATDELLARVLDRGFIDGEMKVYRPDVARVGVDSQTRAAQAVSVERRTEQLLGKSQEEVLGWMHQLKNREAQLTQQLHCLHRELNATAAAVRSQGSVGVDPDVLMARDQSRDALLQNLAAVVEGRDKVLVEMSRLALLESRFRPGSGFNWEEARASLEASFANEAEIVFTTVSSSGRKLFSRLSHGFDMVVIDEAAQASEVGVLPPLSLGAARCVLVGDPQQLPATVISKAAGTLMYSRSLFERFQQAGCPTMLLSVQYRMHPQIRDFPSRYFYQGRLTDSESVVKLPDEVYHKDPLLRPYIFYDIRHGRESHRGGSVSYQNIHEAQFCLRLYEHLQKTLKSLGMGKISVGIITPYKLQLKCLQREFEEVLNSEEGKDLYINTVDAFQGQERDVIIMSCVRASSHGVGFVADIRRMNVALTRARRALWVMGNANALVQSDDWAALITDAKSRNCYMEMDSLPKDFMVSKGPTYTPLPGKASSNMRGMRSGGQRFRGMEAHGDPRMGAPCEDDEKMGAPASFRNGNHRSSRYPMENSLDDFDHMGDKSRDSWQYGAQKKQNSAGNGGKRDV
- the LOC130962200 gene encoding uncharacterized protein LOC130962200 isoform X1; translation: MGSRGRPLFDLNEPPAEDNDENDGIICLQPQKTQPSTNPNSSDLFAASSAAQGIINNHAFSHASSVSGFQPFVRPKSSSCIPDVDAVSKGAEVQDTNASSKSGKEDDLKVMDSRILSSTTAQSTEREEGEWSDDEVSADVNGSHNLLQQSQVSQEQTTSGMVDGGGVASESKSGNITSESKSGNTKGPDSTIDEKSSRASVGLESNSTEQKSNIVPNSDGSIKSEASNDAQEEPSLIPKQKEVKGIEASHALRCANNPGKRKIDQRKEEMLGKKRNRQTMFLNLEDVKQAGPMKSSTPRRQNFSSPIITRTVKEVRNVAAQVERVGAAKDQKQVETSFAEGGIHADLHEPKSDSNGDNSGPLGRSRRLNSETEPPAEVNLPPIPRQGSWKQPTDSRQQKNVLGSSRKLGQTGQSSNSNDVKVGNKKHAPMKKQTPVSIQPQDTSVERLIREVTSEKFWHHPEETELQCVPGRFESVEEYVRVFEPLLFEECRAQLYSTWEESMETVSRDTHIMVRVKANESRERGWYDVKLLPPLHDFKWPFKEGDVAVLSSPRPGSVRSKQSSASLAQDDGEAEITGRVVGTVRRHKPIDTRDPTGAILHYYVGDSYDPIRADDDHIIRKLQIGSIWYLTILGSLATTQREYVALHAFRRLNSQMQTAILQPSPEHFPKYEQQTPAMPECFTPNFVDHLRRTFNEPQLAAIQWAATHTAAGTSSGTTKRQEPWPFTLVQGPPGTGKTHTVWGMLNVIHLVQYQHYYTSLLKHVAPESYKQANEISSDNAPMGSIDEVLQNMNQNLLRTLPKLVPKPRMLVCAPSNAATDELLARVLDRGFIDGEMKVYRPDVARVGVDSQTRAAQAVSVERRTEQLLGKSQEEVLGWMHQLKNREAQLTQQLHCLHRELNATAAAVRSQGSVGVDPDVLMARDQSRDALLQNLAAVVEGRDKVLVEMSRLALLESRFRPGSGFNWEEARASLEASFANEAEIVFTTVSSSGRKLFSRLSHGFDMVVIDEAAQASEVGVLPPLSLGAARCVLVGDPQQLPATVISKAAGTLMYSRSLFERFQQAGCPTMLLSVQYRMHPQIRDFPSRYFYQGRLTDSESVVKLPDEVYHKDPLLRPYIFYDIRHGRESHRGGSVSYQNIHEAQFCLRLYEHLQKTLKSLGMGKISVGIITPYKLQLKCLQREFEEVLNSEEGKDLYINTVDAFQGQERDVIIMSCVRASSHGVGFVADIRRMNVALTRARRALWVMGNANALVQSDDWAALITDAKSRNCYMEMDSLPKDFMVSKGPTYTPLPGKASSNMRGMRSGGQRFRGMEAHGDPRMGAPCEDDEKMGAPASFRNGNHRSSRYPMENSLDDFDHMGDKSRDSWQYGAQKKQNSAGNGGKRDV